One window from the genome of Garra rufa chromosome 1, GarRuf1.0, whole genome shotgun sequence encodes:
- the LOC141338029 gene encoding dehydrogenase/reductase SDR family member 7C-B-like produces the protein MRLDVTSVWLVLSVVVVAAGVFYLYGLILRHLAKTTVRNKVVLITDSLSTLGNECAKLFHTGGARLILCGSNWEKLQTLAERLMSESDPTLTFPPKLVELDFSDMESVPEVISEILECYGCLDVLIFNSSMKVKAPVQCLSLEMDRIVMDVNYFGPITLVKGVLPSLISRRTGHILLVNSIQGKLTVPFRATYAASKHAVQAFFDCLRAEVQEYGITVSIVNHTFIKTPSTNSADEITAKSMWTDFKPKSLGVTPKVMATELLRTLSSKKKEILMARSIPKAALYVRSLFPNLFFSIMAAGVRNTAAVVMPDD, from the exons ATG AGGCTGGATGTGACCTCAGTTTGGCTTGTGCTCTCAGTGGTGGTGGTCGCAGCTGGCGTCTTTTATCTCTACGGTCTGATTCTCAGGCATTTAGCCAAGACAACTGTGAGGAACAAAGTGGTGCTGATTACGGATTCTCTGTCAACACTTGGAAATG AATGTGCAAAACTCTTCCACACTGGAGGAGCCAGACTGATCCTTTGTGGAAGTAACTGGGAAAAGTTGCAGACTCTAGCTGAGAGGTTGATGAGTGAATCAGATCCAACACTT ACATTTCCACCCAAACTAGTCGAGCTGGACTTCAGTGATATGGAGAGCGTTCCTGAGGTGATCTCTGAGATCCTGGAGTGTTACGGCTGTCTGGATGTACTCATCTTCAATAGCAGTATGAAGGTGAAGGCTCCTGTTCAATGTCTGTCCCTCGAGATGGACAGGATAGTCATGGATGTGAACTACTTTGGGCCGATCACGCTGGTTAAGG GTGTTCTCCCATCACTGATCTCCAGAAGAACCGGTCACATTCTTCTAGTCAACAGCATTCAGGGGAAATTAACGGTGCCTTTCCGTGCCACCT ATGCTGCCTCCAAGCATGCCGTTCAGGCTTTCTTTGACTGTCTGCGGGCTGAGGTTCAGGAATATGGGATAACCGTCAGCATCGTCAACCACACTTTCATAAAAACTCCCAGCACAAACTCAGCAGATGAAATCACAGCAAAATCCATGTGGACAG ACTTCAAACCCAAGTCCCTTGGTGTGACCCCTAAAGTGATGGCCACTGAGCTCCTGAGGACACTGAGCAGCAAGAAGAAGGAGATTTTAATGGCCCGCTCCATCCCTAAAGCAGCTCTCTATGTCAGATCTCTCTTCCCCAACCTGTTCTTCTCCATCATGGCAGCAGGAGTCAGAAACACTGCAGCTGTGGTGATGCCTGATGATTAA
- the LOC141338147 gene encoding protein NATD1, which produces MARYILSPSSIFRFTQGYKNSQRLSKCCGCVYLSNINVIHDRPNQRFTVALDCGGAVSSAVLKYTVSHDQQVELISTEVPESHRGKGVAAHLAKAALDFVVEEKLTARISCWYIRKYVDENPHLGYQAYIENK; this is translated from the exons ATGGCGCGCTACATACTGTCTCCAAGCAGTATCTTTCGGTTCACTCAAGGATATAAAAACAGTCAGCGACTCAGCAAATGCTGTGGATGTGTGTACCTCTCGAATATAAATGTAATACACGATAGACCGAATCAGCGTTTCACAGTTGCTCTTGACTGCGGCG GAGCAGTGAGTAGTGCAGTATTGAAATACACTGTCAGTCATGATCAGCAGGTGGAGTTGATCTCTACAGAGGTTCCTGAATCACACAGGGGTAAAGGTGTAGCAGCTCACCTGGCAAAG GCTGCTCTGGATTTTGTTGTTGAAGAGAAGTTGACAGCGAGGATATCTTGTTGGTACATTAGAAAATATGTAGATGAAAATCCACATCTTGGATACCAGgcttatattgaaaataaataa